The sequence below is a genomic window from Sorangiineae bacterium MSr12523.
TCCTGCGCGTCGGTGCGGATTTCCGTCGCCACCACGCCGCGATTGAAGAGCGCGACGGCAACGTCCCCGCCGGCCAGGTGCCGCGTCCACACCTCCCGATCGCCATCCGTGCGAAGACGATCGCCCGGCCTGCCGAGCGGGTCTTGATCGATGGCGATGACCTCGCGCTCGCCGACGATGCGCAAGGTCTCCGCGTCGATGGCGCGAATGTCATTTCCCAGAAGGAGCGGCGCAGCCAATATGGACCATAGGCTGAAATGCGCGCGGTACTCCGCGGGGCTCATGGCTCCATTGCCCACTTGAAGCATGTCCGGATCGTTCCAACCGATGCCGGCGCCCGCACGTTGGGAGAGGCCAGCCTCCTCTTCGGCATTGCGCAGCATGCTATGCCATTGATCGTCGATGTCCGCCGAAGTGCGCCACAGATCGGCCGGGTGTTCGGCCCAGAGCCACGGAGAACCGTGCCGGGAGACACCGAGGACGATGGCTCGCCCCGTCGCATCCAACGCCGCGCGAAACTGCTTGGTCAATTCGAGAGGAATGCCCTTTGCTCCGCACCAATCCAATTTGACGTAATCCACGTCCCACGCGGCGAAGGTTGCCGCGTCCTCGGCATAGTGGCCGCCACTGCCCGGGCGGCCTTCGCAGGTCTTGTCGCCCGCGGCGGTGTAAATTCCGAATTTCAATCCGCGCGCATGCACATAATCCGCCAAAGCGGCGATGCCGCTGGGGAAGGTATGCGCATTGGCCTGCAGATGCCCATGGGCATCGCGTACCGGTTCCTCCCAGCAATCATCCACATTGACGTAGCGATATCCTGCATCGCGGAGTCCGGTGTGGACGATGGCGTCGGCAATGCCTTTGATGATGCCCTCGTCGATACCACACCGAAAGTGATTCCAATGATTCCACCCCATCGGGGGCGCGCTGGGTTTGGCGGCATGCGCCCTTGGAATGGGTGAGAGCGCGGCCGCTGCGAGGCCAAGAAAGGCAGCAATCGTCGTTCGCGTCGACACGCGAGGAAGCTTACGCCATCAAGGCGGGGGCGTCCGCTCGAAGACGACCATTGGCGCGCCGCGGTACGGGACGCGATGCAGTTCACGATAGCCGCATTTTTCGGCAATGCGCATCGATACCGTGTTGGCCGGGCGGATCATGCAGACTGTGCGCCTCGGGCCGAATTCCCCATCGAACCACCGATGGATGGCCGCCGTTGCTTCCTTCGCGAAACCTTGGCCGTGCGACCACGGTGCGAGACCCCAGCCGGCTTCCGGGGCCTCGCCGAATGGCGGAGCGATGTCGCGTTCGAGGC
It includes:
- a CDS encoding NPCBM/NEW2 domain-containing protein — its product is MSTRTTIAAFLGLAAAALSPIPRAHAAKPSAPPMGWNHWNHFRCGIDEGIIKGIADAIVHTGLRDAGYRYVNVDDCWEEPVRDAHGHLQANAHTFPSGIAALADYVHARGLKFGIYTAAGDKTCEGRPGSGGHYAEDAATFAAWDVDYVKLDWCGAKGIPLELTKQFRAALDATGRAIVLGVSRHGSPWLWAEHPADLWRTSADIDDQWHSMLRNAEEEAGLSQRAGAGIGWNDPDMLQVGNGAMSPAEYRAHFSLWSILAAPLLLGNDIRAIDAETLRIVGEREVIAIDQDPLGRPGDRLRTDGDREVWTRHLAGGDVAVALFNRGVVATEIRTDAQEIGLPAGTGYQVRDVWGKRDFRSNGGISALVEPHGVALYRVSAAETSAPPLVTLASDARFFAPGETTQVIATLRTEQRLLHRVRIEVNAPPGWVVRPLGPAIPVSLPGWPASARFLVTAPANAAPGTARLSLSARDDSGESHAVQTVLVPPAAPAGRIALSNHPRLETDNGWYLPMKENHSFGPDDFCGNCQGGTLTLAGKSFDTGLGTYASSQVSYYLGGKCRSFHVIMGVDDEVLGITWPRPHNHVGTARFWIYADGRAVHDSGVRTAGGAPSSADIDLRGVQELKLINHSAGDGNFADHADWAGMRIVCAP
- a CDS encoding GNAT family N-acetyltransferase; amino-acid sequence: MPTNVIVPTLDTERLHLRGFRPDDLEAYSAMLSDPQFIRHVASQAIPREDVWARILRHIGHWAVFGFGVWALEEKATGRFAGEVGFSRLERDIAPPFGEAPEAGWGLAPWSHGQGFAKEATAAIHRWFDGEFGPRRTVCMIRPANTVSMRIAEKCGYRELHRVPYRGAPMVVFERTPPP